A stretch of the Odontesthes bonariensis isolate fOdoBon6 chromosome 5, fOdoBon6.hap1, whole genome shotgun sequence genome encodes the following:
- the LOC142379975 gene encoding ataxin-1-like yields the protein MKSNQERSNGCLPPKKREILALEKRPVVVATATPPAVVATDSPHTENLAWLASVASERCKSREAESPRYDIPSTSSSSPSTPIPSPALSAVPLASLPALYQTALPHQAGTIQLAQLGPNVQFISSGPYAGYISSHIISTNNSSAPNSSAIVGQRPQLDGYTTALVSPNTKGEQQFQIGLSPTELAPVSLPSSPQLASQYIHLDSRTPLTVSRNAVTSPTAHLQLHPHTAVLPQTLTLAPSQFVVQYADGSAGKKPEGHAKGVLNGELEVAKQAKASSHPGNHQQLQGYEARHILLPADYGQNHTGLQTSYVLVAQPHHGAEHEPGSNKISLIQTEKGSICLGKPVSRAPSFTSLSSSEMMKSVAAQTVIQTTLPPEELPASLYSSTQPPIIGYITSANQHAVSYHAALPQHLVIPSGQSLLIPVSSANNGTEMEVSRTVSALTATTTPQISTAMPHAYLATALSKCEALGPDGNQPPPAVAQAPALPVLPSNPVPAVVATPSPAPTPVSTPAPTSIQASPSVPSSSSPVALPPFFMRGSIIQLADGELKRVEDLKTEDFIQSAEISSELKIDSSTVERIDSGQSPNAVVIQFSVGELKAQVCVEVLVEYPFFVFGQGWSSCCPDRTTQLFELSCAKLCVGDVCVSLTLRSLRNGSLTDSQALGTKLKTGHLSDSSHDMDPNLRNCISPNAMGNNSGLLMKASSGDRMERQQVTGPGRGGVLPPGLGPGPGQAEGIYRAGPMLLVPGTGEVRQESVKTDMSAHSKLHCVDPEKPSVRKRRWSAPERDQTERAEEEPPVTLPKPSFIPQEVKISIEGHSSAGSERCLNKRVNC from the exons ATGAAATCCAATCAGGAGCGAAGTAATGGATGCCTGCCTCCTAAGAAGCGTGAAATCCTGGCTCTGGAGAAGAGGCCAGTAGTAGTAGCTACAGCAACACCTCCCGCTGTGGTGGCTACTGATAGTCCCCATACTGAAAACTTAGCATGGCTAGCAAGTGTTGCAAGTGAACGCTGCAAGTCCAGAGAAGCAGAGAGCCCTAGATATGATATCCCCTCCACTTCATCCTCTTCTCCTTCTACACCAATCCCTTCCCCAGCCCTATCTGCAGTTCCCTTGGCCTCTCTGCCTGCATTGTACCAAACTGCCCTTCCCCATCAAGCAGGGACTATCCAGCTAGCTCAGCTAGGACCCAATGTGCAATTCATCAGCTCTGGGCCCTATGCCGGATACATATCCTCTCATATCATCTCAACTAATAATAGTTCTGCTCCTAACAGTTCTGCCATAGTAGGACAGCGTCCTCAGCTAGATGGTTACACCACTGCCCTTGTCTCCCCCAACACCAAAGGGGAGCAGCAGTTTCAGATTGGCCTCTCCCCCACAGAGCTGGCTCCTGTGTCGCTTCCCAGCTCTCCTCAACTCGCCAGTCAGTACATCCATCTGGACAGTAGAACACCTCTGACTGTCAGCAGAAATGCCGTGACATCACCCACAGCTCACCTTCAGCTCCACCCTCATACAGCTGTCCTTCCACAGACACTCACACTTGCTCCATCTCAGTTTGTGGTTCAGTATGCAGATGGTTCAGCTGGAAAGAAACCAGAGGGGCATGCCAAGGGTGTGCTGAATGGGGAATTGGAGGTTGCCAAACAGGCAAAAGCCTCAAGTCATCCAGGAAACCATCAGCAGCTCCAGGGCTATGAGGCCAGACATATCCTCCTACCTGCTGACTATGGCCAAAACCACACAGGGCTCCAGACCTCCTACGTGCTTGTGGCCCAGCCCCACCACGGGGCTGAGCATGAACCTGGCTCAAATAAGATCTCTTTAATCCAAACTGAGAAAGGAAGCATCTGCTTGGGGAAACCAGTGTCCAGAGCCCCCTCGTTCACTTCGCTTTCTTCCTCAGAGATGATGAAGTCTGTTGCTGCTCAGACTGTCATCCAGACCACCCTACCCCCTGAAGAGCTGCCAGCCAGCCTTTACTCCTCCACACAGCCACCCATCATTGGCTATATCACCAGTGCAAACCAGCATGCTGTCAGCTACCATGCAGCACTGCCCCAGCACCTGGTCATCCCAAGTGGACAGTCCCTGCTCATCCCAGTCAGCAGTGCCAACAACGGCACAGAAATGGAGGTTAGTCGTACTGTCAGTGCCCTGACGGCCACCACAACTCCCCAGATATCCACCGCCATGCCACATGCCTATCTGGCCACAGCCCTGTCCAAGTGCGAGGCACTTGGGCCAGATGGAAACCAACCACCTCCTGCAGTGGCACAGGCTCCAGCATTGCCAGTACTGCCCTCAAACCCTGTCCCCGCTGTGGTGGCGACGCCATCCCCTGCTCCCACTCCCGTGTCTACTCCAGCCCCCACTTCCATCCAAGCCTCCCCCTCAgttccttcttcctcttcccctGTGGCACTTCCTCCATTCTTCATGCGAGGCTCGATTATCCAGCTGGCTGATGGGGAGCTAAAGCGTGTGGAGGACCTCAAGACAGAGGACTTCATTCAGAGTGCTGAGATAAGCAGTGAGCTGAAAATTGACTCCAGCACCGTGGAGCGCATTGACAGTGGGCAAAGTCCTAATGCTGTAGTCATACAGTTTTCTGTGGGAGAACTTAAAGCCCAG GTTTGTGTGGAGGTGCTGGTGGAATATCCCTTCTTTGTCTTCGGTCAGGGCTGGTCGTCCTGCTGCCCTGACCGGACCACGCAGCTGTTCGAGTTGTCCTGCGCCAAGCTGTGTGTgggcgatgtgtgtgtgtcactgacCCTCCGCAGCTTAAGGAACGGTTCACTAACAGACAGTCAGGCTTTGGGGACCAAGCTGAAGACCGGTCACCTCTCTGACTCCTCTCATGATATGGATCCTAATCTGAGGAACTGTATAAGTCCCAACGCTATGGGCAACAACAGTGGTCTCCTGATGAAGGCTTCCAGCGGAGACAGGATGGAGAGACAGCAGGTTACTGGTCCAGGACGAGGGGGAGTGCTACCACCAGGACTGGGACCAGGTCCAGGACAGGCAGAGGGGATCTACAGAGCTGGACCAATGCTGCTAGTCCCAGGGACTGGAGAAGTAAGACAGGAATCAGTGAAAACAGACATGTCTGCCCATTCTAAACTACATTGTGTTGATCCAGAGAAACCTTCAGTTCGTAAGAGACGCTGGTCAGCTCCAGAGAGGGACCAGACTGAGAGAGCTGAGGAGGAGCCTCCCGTGACTCTGCCCAAACCCTCCTTCATCCCCCAGGAGGTCAAAATTAGCATAGAGGGCCACTCTAGCGCTGGGAGTGAAAGATGCTTGAACAAAAGAGTGAACTGTTAA